GGGAGGGCACAGTGGGGGAAAGCTCTCAGCTCCGGGCagctgggagggaggcagggagggagcaaGCGAGAGCAAGGGGCCAGGGACGGACACCGTCTCCGAGGCCAGGCACAGGGCGCATGCCCGTCGTattggtgacttgggaggctgaggcaggaggattccaggtttgaggtcagccttagcaacctagtgaggccctaagcaacttagtgagaccctgtctcaaaaaataaaaagggctgggatgtagctcggtggtagagtgcccctggccCAATTCCTAgtacaataaagaaataaaagaaaacatcaaaaaactcagtccccagtacccacctccaGGGACCTACTTCTTCCACCCAAGCCACCACTACCCCCACCGACAGTTCCATTCCTCCCCGTCATCTACCACACGGAGTGTTCCACCCAGGGGGTCAgagcccacctctgaacactgctgccccCGGACCAAGCTCTCAACACCTAAGCATCTGGGATCAGCCCAGGTTCAGACTGTAACTCTCCCTGCCCTGAAAAACAGGGCACGCTCACCTCACAACGCAACATCAGTCTACTCCCATGAATCCTAGgtctttttgctttattttttctttttaggaccAGGGATTAATCCAGGGCACTTCagcaccaagccacatccccagcccttttttattttttcttttttttgtaagacagggtctcattaaactgcttaaggcctccctaaattgcgctcctcctgcctcagcctcccaagctgctgggactgtAGGTGTGCACCCCGACATCTGGTGAATCCCCACTCTTAATAATTGTTTCAGCATCTTGGAGATTTAAGGCAGACTCCCGGCTGTGagcctgtaaaaaaaaaaaaaatcaaaagtgtgTCAAATGCTCCCCATACACAATGGCAAAGAAAAGAGTGAGGATGCAGGGAGATGGGGACCAAGCGAGTCCCTGGAGTCCACGCCTGGCACCCAGGCATGTGGCGGCAGGACGTGGGCTCCACAGGGCCGGTGCGGCGCGGCTCCTGGCCTTAGCAGGCGCAGCCTGTGGGGACTCTGCTGGGCTGCCTCTACCCACTGCCTGCAGCTTTTCTCAGCACAGTCCCCACTCCTGGCCTACGTTGGGGTCCTCACTGCCGCGCTGGCTTTACTTCCACAGCCTCCCTCTCGTCCCTGCGCAGTGACAGGGACCTCAGCACCTTGCCTGGCCTCGCACGTGCCAGCTCAGCAGAAGCCTGCAGGGCCCCAACGCCAGCATCCTGCATCCTGCATAACCAGCACCACGTGCTGCCACCACCTCGAGCAGCAGCAGAGCCTCCGGGGATCCTGGCAGCAGCAGCCTGAGTGCTGGGGGCTGAGCCTGCTGAAAAACTTCCCAGGGCCCCTGTACAGGCAGGGTGTCCATTGGTCTCCAAACAAAGGAATTTCTATTCTTACACCCTTGAGCCTCAGATGGGTGATATCTTGCCAGTTCCTAAGATGCCCTCGAACCATCTTTCCTAGTGTTTCTAGGTAAAATATTTAGTGTTTAGCGGCTGTATTGTGTTCAACACCACACCTTCCTTGACCTCGGTTTTACTCAAAGTTTTCTGGCtaaactgcaagtttttaaaatctttttgctTCCTGTTCCCGATTCTCACAATAAACTTGGCTAGAAGCTGCCGGCAATACCCACGCCTCCACACGAAAGCTGTGCTGCCTAGAGATTTCTACTGCCAGACTGAATTCAACCCCTCCAAGTCTCAGGACGTGGAACACATGCTGATGTCTTCTTAGCCAGGGCGTCCTGTGAACGGTCTCCAGACCCATTTCCAAGagtcctcctcctgctctgagGCCTCCTGAGCAGGCTCACTGCCTGCAGCCTCTTGGCATCCTGgttttctgagctcccaccagaaccGCATATTGAGCCTGGCTTACAACAATCTAAAACTTCTCCAgtttgcatctctaaacttttcaaattgctcccacaaattccaaaaagctccaaagCTTCTGAACCATTAATCACAGCAACAACCCATTTCTCGGTACCAACGTGTTTCAGTCCAGCTTTTTTGCCCTGTGACCAAAAGACGGGACGAGAATgtttttagaagaagaaaagtttatttggcactcacggTTtaggaggtctcagtccacagacagcgaACCCCACTGCTTTGGgcggaggtgaggcaggacatcgtggtggaagagtgtggtggaggaaggcagctcaggagaggacagtcaggaagcagagagaaagtccTCTCACCAAGGACCAAAGAGAAGCCCACCTCGAGGGACCCACCTGTCCTGTCACACCCGACCTGCTCACAGTCACCACTCAGTCAACCCCTATCGGGGATCAACTCACTGACCAGGtgtatttcacctctgaacttccCTGCACTGTCTCACGTAGGAGCTTGGGGGCACACTTCACACCTGAACCATTAGACACGCTAAACGGATGAATCCGCTGGTGAGGTTAAAGCCACGTGATCCGTGCCactcttcttttttggtactgggcctCAAACTCGGGGTCTTAACCACCAGGCCGCAGCCCTACCCCTGAGTTCCAGACAGGGTCTTCCTAGGCCGCCTCgagccttgctcagttgctgaggctggtctccagctTCCAACCCGGCCTCCGCCACACGCCTGGCCGACCCACTCCTGGTAAAAGCACCACTCCTGGACAACATTCCAGAACCATAACCATGTCTGGCAGGCGCAGGCAGGTCCCACAGGTGGCAGACCTGCCTTCTGCAGATCACCTCTGGCTTAGATCAATACTCTGGCTAGGGGTGAGCAAGCTATGATAATCCTGCCGCCATTTCCATAGGGAGAGCCCAGGACGAGCTGCTGACACCAGCTGGAATGACCCCTCAGAATACGTGACGAGAAAGTCATCGTCGGGAGTGGGAGTTCTTTGTGACGTGACCTCTTCGGGAAACAGGCTCCAGTTGGGTCAACTGGTTTCCAGAGGCGCCTGGAGGGCTCCGGGTAAAGGCACTGGCTTCAGTGGAGGGCTCTGGAGGCCCAGGGTCTTGCCCCTTGCTAGGCCAATGACCAACTGGATGGTAATTCTGACACAGAACAGCCACCTGCGACCCGGGAACCGGCTCCTTGCGAGGACTGACGGTGGAGGAGCTCGGCTGTGCACCAGTTCCTAGGAGCACTCCACAGGCGTCACTGTGGTCACCCTCACAGCCCTGCTGTCGCCGCTCTGTGAGTCAGCCAGGCGTCCTGACTCCTGGACCAGGACAGCACCTCGTGCTGGTGTCCAGGTCTACCCTGTCGCCTCAAAGAATGGGACAAAATGTGCCTTTTGTCCACGGTGGAGTCACCGTGGGACACGCTGGTTAGAAGGCCCTTCTCCGGAGCCAGATGCGCTGTCCCGGTTCTGACCTCCCTCCAGCCCGTTTCCTCACCTGAAGAACAGGTAGGACTCAATCTGAACGAGTGCCTTTGTGCCCAAAGCTGAGTGAAGATGGCAGAAGCCCCCTCCCTCACCCGCACTCCAGGCCCCGCCTGGCAGAGGAGGGGCTCAGGAAACGCAGCTTTAACTGTGAAGCTGCAGCGTGGCTCTGAGGGGGAGCCCTCTGCCTGGCTCCTGATGGGACTGCCCAGTGCTGGGCATGGTACAGAGAATCAAGTCCCTCCCATGGTCCCCAAGGAGAACGGCAGCCCCATCAAGGAGCTTCTGAGGTGTGAGCGTCCGAGTCCCACTGCACTGGGGACACAGCGTCACTCCCGTTTTGGAGCTGCCGggccagctgctcctcctccacGAGGTCGGCCACCAGGTTCATCCGACAGGCCCTGAGCGCCTCGACCAAGCCAGCCACTGTGGCCTTCTCCCGCTCGCTGCTCTTCCACACTCTCAGCGACTCCCGCACCCGCTCTGCCAGGTTGCGGGGGTATCGCTCCTCAATTCCATCGATCTTGGCGTCAGAAACTCCAAGGTGACGAGCCAGTCTCCTCCAGTCTTTCCCCACATTATCACATATGATGCTGAAGGCTGCGTGCAGATCTGGGGGGAAAGAACAAGACTTACTGGAGGTTTGGGGAGCACCCTGACCCCCACAGGATTCTCCGGGCTGACCCGAGTGCTGAGCAGGCAGATCACCTACACACAAGGCCTGCACGGAGGTGAAAGCCACCGAGAAGCTCagggactgtcacagagagcctGAGATTAACCTCAATTCCCAAGGCAGCCCCCGTGGGACTCAGAGAGCTGCCTGCTTAGGACAGGGGAACCAAGGGGCGGAGGAGCTGAGAAGAAAGTGGGGCTGTTCCCAGTCCTAATCTGCAGCGAGTCGAAGGGCAATCTCCTGAAGCTATGTCTACTCAAGTCCCTGGAACTGAAAatgttatttggaaaaaaagatcCTTGCAGATGTAAGGGAACATCTTGAGAGTTCACCTGGATTATCTGGGTAGGCCCTACATCTAGTGACCATGCAGGCAGAGCTGGAGGGACGAGGCCACAGATTAAAGATGCTGGGAGTCACCCAAAGTTGGGAGAGGCAAGGAGGGACTGGTCGGTAGAGCCACAGAGGGACGTGACCCCTGCCGACACCTGACCTTTGCAGATTTCTGGCCTCCAGATTACATGATAATAGATTCCTACAGTTTAACCCTCCAAGCTTGTGAAATCTGTCATGGCAGCCCCGGGACAACAGTGCACACCCTAGTTCTTATTTTGGAAGCTACTCCACTCCCTGCTGCAAAGCCACTACTGAGATCAGAAAGCGCTATGAGCCCAATAAGCAGCTTCAGgagtgtgtgtgtaggggagCAGGCAGGACAAGACAGTACCAGACAGCTGCTCTCACTGTCAGCAGGTGAGCCCACTCCTCCAGCCCCCTGAAAGCACTTGTTGCTGTGATCATTTGGAAAGACGAGGAACTAAGGCACAGGGATGTTAAGTGAATATCTTGATGTCACACAGCTAGAAACTGACTGAGCTGCGGTTCAAAACCCTGTCACCCTGTGCCAGAGACCATGTTAAACTGCCTTTTGTAGGAAAAAGTGCACCACACACAGCATCAACCCACTCTGAACTGCTGTCGACCTGGTATATTTCCTCCAACACAGTAATTACAAGACTACAGTTAATATCAAACACTGACATATACGTGTCATCTAAAAAGGTACTGAGTCTATTTTTAAGGCTGTCCTTTATCAACTCTTTCCTCATTGCTAAATATccttgaaaacatcattttttcTGATCCTTTCTGTTTGTCCAACACTGTGTGTGTATGAAATTCTAACCACAGCCTGTAGTCTGCAGGGTGTCCCTGAAGCACTAAACTCCCAGGCCCAGGGGCTGAGGGACCCTAGGTATACACTGGTCTCTTACTCCTGGCACCCCAGCAAGCCAAAGGGGAGAATGAAGAGGGGCTGCTCAGAGTGGACTCCTTCGAAAAGGCAGTGTAGAGCAAAAACCTTATCTGATTTCCGAGTACCTGCATAAGTGTCATGAGGTATCTTGGGGAAGACCCAAGTACACACATGAAATTCTTGTTTTCATATCTATGCTTCGTATGTAAACCTGAAGGTAACTCTATACAACACTGTAGATAACTTTGTGCATGAAAATTTCCATTTGTGGCTTCTCAAAACATTTTGGCTCTCACAGCACTTCCAGTTTCAGATTTCGGCCTGCACCTCCCACCCCAGGCCAGACGGCCTTAGGTGCATCCCAGATCTGCTGTCAGCTGTGCATTTAGGCAAGAACTTACACTTGTGAGCCACTGTCCTCTTCTCTGAAAGATGGCAAGAAAGATGGGAAATAAGAGTATCTAACTCACAAAGGAACAAGTCAAGTGTGCCGTCGGTGGCACCTGGGAACACTGGGTCAGAGCTACCAAGGGGTGGTGTTGGTCTCCGACGGCCAGGAAGGGGGTCAGCGGGGCACGGTCCCGGAGGCGGACGACCGGATGCAGCAGGCTATCTGACCTCTGCCCATTTTCTCCACTCTACCCCACCCGGTCACTCACGGTCCTTTTCCTTCAGTGAGTTTTCTAATTCATCTGGAAAAAGTGGGGTGGGGAAAACACTGCAGGCCAGGGGTGGGCATCTAGGCCCTGCCACCTCGGGTGGGCTGACTCCTCTGGGTTTGGGTTTGCCCATCTGCCACCCCTGCCCCAAAGCGGTTCCCAGAACACCTGGCAAAGAGCAGGAGCTTGGAGTCCACTGAGGGACTTGGAGTCCACTGAGGGGCGAACCGGCCCTGCGCCCGCGGCGGGGCCCCCGCACTCACCTGCCTCCTCCTGCGCGGCCCCCGCCGCCGCCCCCACCTCGAAGTCGTC
This portion of the Ictidomys tridecemlineatus isolate mIctTri1 chromosome 4, mIctTri1.hap1, whole genome shotgun sequence genome encodes:
- the Fadd gene encoding FAS-associated death domain protein, which translates into the protein MDPFRVLLHSVSADLSSGELTELKFLCQGLVGKRKLERVQRGHELFEVLLEQKDLEAEHTGLLRDLLASLRRHDLLQRLDDFEVGAAAGAAQEEADLHAAFSIICDNVGKDWRRLARHLGVSDAKIDGIEERYPRNLAERVRESLRVWKSSEREKATVAGLVEALRACRMNLVADLVEEEQLARQLQNGSDAVSPVQWDSDAHTSEAP